The Rhodothermales bacterium genome includes a region encoding these proteins:
- a CDS encoding glycosyltransferase family 2 protein, whose amino-acid sequence MSAEKAPIVTIGLPVYNGAKHIRDCLDSLLNQSFTDLEIVILDNASTDETEAICREYAAKDDRIQYRRQTANVGAAANFNEVFTYARGKYFKWAAHDDVCAPTFIEACVQVLDEHPDTVLAFTGTELINDDGSLVVFDPSKNAYVDSGGRNWVIYFEESMFSEDPIERFSAILTRSKLCHEVFGVIRTEALSHTSLIGAYYGSDKVLLAELCLQGRFEQLLDSLFYRRCHPVQSSKRPIMERERWISGKEPGLFVFPQRHVLAGYIHAALHARLPVGQRMRGLKAVLQYALSPEKLSRLSVRHKNSYLRFKKKDRPVTTP is encoded by the coding sequence ATGTCTGCCGAAAAAGCCCCGATCGTTACCATCGGGTTGCCTGTTTACAATGGCGCAAAGCATATTCGGGATTGCCTCGACTCGCTGTTGAACCAGTCCTTCACGGATCTGGAAATCGTTATCCTGGATAACGCCTCAACCGACGAGACGGAAGCCATCTGCCGCGAGTATGCCGCGAAGGACGACCGCATTCAATACCGTCGTCAAACGGCCAATGTAGGCGCTGCAGCCAATTTCAATGAAGTCTTCACGTACGCTCGCGGGAAGTACTTCAAGTGGGCCGCTCACGACGACGTGTGCGCTCCGACCTTCATCGAAGCCTGCGTGCAGGTCCTGGATGAGCATCCGGATACGGTGCTCGCCTTTACCGGCACGGAGTTGATCAACGACGACGGCTCCCTCGTCGTGTTCGATCCATCCAAAAATGCGTACGTCGACAGCGGCGGCCGGAACTGGGTGATCTACTTCGAGGAGTCCATGTTCTCCGAAGACCCCATCGAGCGGTTCTCCGCGATCCTGACGCGGTCCAAGTTGTGCCACGAGGTGTTCGGCGTGATCCGGACCGAGGCGCTTTCGCATACCTCGCTCATCGGCGCCTATTACGGCTCGGACAAGGTGCTGCTCGCCGAGTTGTGCCTCCAGGGCCGATTCGAGCAGTTGCTCGACTCGCTGTTTTACCGCCGGTGCCACCCGGTGCAGTCGAGCAAGCGCCCCATCATGGAACGCGAGCGCTGGATCTCGGGCAAGGAGCCCGGGCTGTTCGTCTTCCCGCAGCGTCATGTGCTCGCCGGCTACATCCACGCCGCGCTCCACGCCCGGCTGCCCGTCGGGCAGCGGATGCGCGGACTCAAGGCCGTCCTTCAGTACGCTCTGAGCCCGGAAAAACTCAGCCGGCTCAGCGTTCGCCACAAGAACAGCTACCTTCGATTCAAAAAAAAAGATCGCCCGGTGACTACCCCGTGA
- a CDS encoding PIG-L deacetylase family protein encodes MKIPRRPAFDQKLLQQAQLLPSEALARPAIVFAPHPDDETLGCGGTIVEKLAAGASVHVVFMTDGSRSHRHLMDPRELGLLRVDEARAALAALGVDPGQSTFLMYEDRRLGQSEADAVSRVRGLMDQFGPEDVFIPYRHDVTPDHLATWRIVREALRSSKRPVWINEYPIWHWHHWPFISLPLTLERKTLRVWRDSLLNRFGARAFRDFRTAVYIGDALDRKRNALEAHASQAQRLKDRWPILADVADGEFLDCFFQAHEFFFRYRYPQGHLRG; translated from the coding sequence GTGAAAATCCCCAGACGACCTGCATTCGACCAGAAGCTGCTCCAGCAGGCCCAGCTGCTCCCCTCGGAGGCGCTGGCCCGCCCCGCCATCGTGTTCGCGCCGCATCCCGACGACGAGACCCTCGGCTGCGGCGGAACGATCGTGGAGAAGCTCGCCGCCGGCGCGTCGGTCCATGTCGTCTTTATGACCGACGGCAGCCGCTCCCATCGGCACCTGATGGACCCCCGGGAGCTGGGGCTGCTTCGGGTGGATGAGGCCCGGGCCGCCCTCGCGGCGCTGGGGGTCGATCCGGGCCAGAGCACGTTTTTGATGTATGAGGACCGCCGGCTCGGCCAGAGCGAGGCGGATGCCGTCTCCCGCGTCCGCGGCCTGATGGATCAGTTCGGCCCTGAGGATGTGTTCATCCCCTACCGGCACGACGTCACGCCGGACCACCTGGCCACCTGGCGCATCGTGCGCGAAGCCCTTCGCTCATCCAAACGCCCGGTCTGGATCAACGAATACCCGATCTGGCACTGGCATCACTGGCCCTTCATCAGCCTCCCGCTCACGCTGGAACGCAAGACGCTCCGCGTCTGGCGGGACTCGCTGCTGAACCGTTTCGGCGCCCGTGCCTTCCGGGATTTCCGGACCGCCGTGTATATCGGCGACGCGCTCGACCGCAAGCGCAACGCCCTGGAGGCTCACGCGAGTCAGGCCCAGCGCCTGAAGGACCGCTGGCCCATTCTGGCGGACGTCGCCGACGGCGAGTTTCTCGACTGTTTCTTTCAAGCGCATGAGTTCTTCTTCCGATACCGTTATCCTCAGGGACACCTTCGCGGATGA
- a CDS encoding glycosyltransferase family 4 protein, which yields MKIAIVSQPWEAINQKAVGASSIATITYRLARGLAEQDEVVIYAKRREGQAATERDDKGILYRRIDTRMEKNLLTPLVIADRVTSFFNPRIPLVATSWYYKRYATEVARDIHTQGCDIVHLHNFSQFAPIIRKYNPNARIVLHMHCQWLTQLSERALARRLEDVDLVLGCSDYITDGARERFPRYAGRFATLFNGVQIPEKDLPLDPRAADAPLRLLYVGRLSPEKGVHVLIDAFNRIAEQVPNVHLDVVGPPGLLAYNFLVGLSDDDKTANLKRFYGRSLSEKIRIQLIEKEKSYLAYLKRIQTPDAAARTTYHGYVPHGERMDAFYRNADLFVLPSVCNEAFGMTPAEAMVFGVPSVVARSGGVVEVIDEGVTGTVVERDDPQAMADAVVRFLRDASLRTSMRDACQKRARALFGWNVLAGELRAIYASLLADAPQTRTPATLAS from the coding sequence ATGAAAATCGCCATTGTCTCCCAACCCTGGGAAGCCATCAACCAGAAAGCCGTCGGCGCCTCGTCGATCGCCACCATCACCTATCGCCTCGCCCGGGGATTGGCCGAACAGGACGAGGTGGTCATCTATGCGAAGCGGCGCGAAGGACAGGCGGCGACGGAGCGGGACGACAAGGGGATCCTGTACCGCCGGATCGACACCCGGATGGAAAAGAACCTCCTCACCCCGCTGGTGATCGCCGATCGCGTAACCTCTTTTTTCAACCCCCGCATCCCGCTGGTCGCCACGTCGTGGTATTACAAACGGTATGCGACCGAGGTGGCGCGCGACATTCACACGCAGGGGTGCGACATCGTGCACCTGCATAACTTCTCCCAGTTCGCCCCGATCATCCGCAAATACAACCCGAACGCCAGGATCGTCCTCCACATGCATTGCCAGTGGTTGACGCAGCTGAGCGAGCGGGCGCTGGCGCGCCGGCTGGAGGATGTGGATCTCGTGCTGGGATGCAGCGACTACATCACCGACGGCGCCCGCGAGCGGTTTCCGCGGTACGCCGGCCGCTTCGCCACGCTGTTCAACGGCGTGCAGATCCCAGAGAAAGACCTGCCGCTCGATCCCCGCGCGGCGGATGCGCCCCTCCGCCTGCTGTATGTGGGCCGGCTCTCGCCCGAAAAAGGCGTCCACGTCCTGATCGACGCCTTCAACCGCATCGCCGAGCAGGTGCCGAACGTCCATCTCGATGTCGTCGGCCCGCCCGGACTGCTGGCATACAACTTCCTCGTCGGCCTCAGCGACGACGACAAGACCGCCAACCTCAAGCGGTTTTATGGCCGCTCGCTGTCTGAAAAGATCCGCATCCAGCTGATCGAGAAGGAAAAGAGCTATCTTGCCTACCTGAAACGCATCCAGACGCCGGACGCGGCGGCGCGCACCACCTACCACGGCTACGTGCCCCACGGCGAGCGGATGGATGCGTTTTACCGGAACGCCGACCTGTTCGTCCTGCCTTCGGTGTGCAACGAGGCCTTCGGCATGACGCCGGCGGAAGCCATGGTGTTCGGCGTCCCCTCCGTCGTGGCCCGCTCGGGCGGCGTGGTGGAGGTGATCGACGAAGGGGTCACCGGAACGGTGGTCGAGCGCGACGACCCGCAGGCCATGGCCGACGCCGTCGTGCGCTTCCTGCGCGACGCGTCGCTCCGCACCAGCATGCGCGATGCCTGCCAGAAGCGGGCGCGAGCCCTCTTCGGATGGAACGTGCTCGCCGGCGAGCTGCGCGCCATCTACGCGTCCCTGCTCGCCGATGCCCCGCAGACCCGGACGCCCGCGACCCTGGCCTCCTGA
- a CDS encoding pepsin/retropepsin-like aspartic protease family protein: MRRGTVFPLGIVFLALTLLAGPGRFDTRDAAPATPFADGETWAGHMVFPASSHLFLINPPASVRESPALTLSADREMRPLALERARIAGGEISFTLTWLETDYRFVGRIEGSRMSGVIQATVPNRMLGVSLGNRIVVRGRWDAVRIDAAPEAGLIDRIRSRAASAPDVRFIEWQDRIEPGKGRVGFQHTYLGDGRYVVQDAATGAPEEGFDGRRYWRMRPDGLSEYVAPPESERLQLMAWLRSGSWMPANAGIDLRFEGLDASDGSAILFMQPRGGTVGARIWVDPANETVLRAEVEDEQGLIELSFGAPHAAGGFYLPESWTLSQNDRQTSSRLSEPLRAEAPAALFDNPGVRPRAAFDERRPAEVEVETGRGQKGHHFVHPEIDGYTAGWFLVDSGASDLVIDNLIADRIGMPVIRELSPGVTLRQGGALRIGRLTLIDPVFIARDLSGLTGPEGRERAGILGFPFFASAVVSVDYPNDRIAIHDPATYRLAGGIWEPMQVEARPSIDARVDESVAGRFVVDTGKSARISFRSGFAARHNLLANRSIELTPTETFYGDTFEYRSRLDAVQFAGYRFRNALFHAKIPGTYNSDGSYDGIIGRGFLENFRVVFDYPHERIAFVR, translated from the coding sequence ATGCGCCGGGGTACCGTGTTTCCGCTGGGCATCGTCTTCCTGGCGCTGACCCTCCTCGCCGGCCCGGGCCGGTTCGATACGCGGGACGCGGCGCCCGCCACGCCGTTTGCCGACGGCGAAACGTGGGCCGGCCACATGGTTTTCCCGGCATCGTCCCATCTGTTTCTGATCAACCCTCCGGCTTCCGTCCGGGAGTCGCCCGCGCTCACCCTGTCCGCCGACCGGGAGATGCGTCCGCTCGCCCTGGAGCGGGCGCGCATCGCCGGCGGCGAGATCTCCTTCACCCTCACCTGGCTCGAAACCGACTACCGCTTCGTGGGCCGGATCGAGGGGTCCCGGATGTCGGGCGTGATCCAGGCCACGGTGCCCAACCGCATGCTGGGCGTCTCGCTCGGCAACCGGATCGTGGTGCGCGGGCGCTGGGATGCCGTCCGCATCGACGCCGCCCCGGAGGCCGGCTTGATCGACCGGATCCGGAGCCGCGCCGCGTCCGCACCTGACGTGCGGTTCATCGAATGGCAGGACCGCATCGAGCCCGGCAAGGGGCGTGTCGGCTTCCAGCACACCTACCTCGGCGACGGCCGCTACGTCGTGCAGGACGCCGCCACGGGAGCCCCGGAGGAAGGATTCGACGGGCGCCGATACTGGCGCATGCGGCCCGACGGGTTGAGCGAATACGTGGCGCCGCCGGAGTCGGAACGCCTCCAGCTGATGGCCTGGCTGCGCAGCGGATCGTGGATGCCGGCGAACGCAGGCATAGACCTCCGTTTCGAGGGGCTGGACGCGTCGGATGGCAGCGCCATCCTGTTCATGCAGCCCCGCGGCGGCACCGTCGGCGCGCGGATCTGGGTGGATCCGGCGAACGAAACCGTCCTCCGCGCCGAAGTCGAAGACGAGCAGGGGCTGATCGAGTTGTCGTTCGGTGCGCCGCACGCGGCCGGAGGCTTTTACCTCCCCGAGAGCTGGACGCTATCCCAGAACGACCGGCAGACGTCGTCCCGCCTGAGCGAACCGCTGCGGGCCGAGGCGCCGGCCGCGTTGTTCGACAACCCCGGTGTCCGGCCCCGCGCGGCGTTCGACGAGCGCCGGCCGGCGGAGGTGGAGGTCGAAACCGGCCGCGGCCAGAAAGGCCACCACTTCGTCCACCCCGAGATCGACGGCTACACGGCCGGCTGGTTTCTGGTCGACAGCGGCGCGAGCGACCTCGTCATCGACAACCTCATCGCCGACCGGATCGGGATGCCGGTCATCCGGGAGCTTTCGCCGGGCGTCACCCTGCGGCAGGGCGGCGCGCTGCGCATCGGCCGGCTGACGCTGATCGATCCGGTCTTCATCGCGCGGGACCTTTCGGGGCTCACCGGGCCCGAGGGGCGCGAACGCGCCGGCATCCTCGGGTTTCCGTTCTTCGCCAGCGCCGTGGTGTCGGTCGACTATCCCAACGACCGCATCGCCATCCACGACCCGGCGACCTACCGCCTCGCCGGCGGCATCTGGGAGCCCATGCAGGTCGAGGCGCGCCCGTCCATCGACGCCCGGGTGGATGAGTCGGTTGCGGGACGCTTCGTCGTGGATACCGGCAAATCGGCGCGGATCAGCTTTCGCAGCGGCTTCGCGGCCCGGCACAACCTGCTCGCCAACCGCTCGATCGAGCTGACGCCCACCGAGACGTTTTACGGCGACACCTTTGAATACCGCTCCCGGCTCGACGCCGTCCAGTTCGCCGGCTACCGGTTTCGGAACGCGCTTTTCCACGCCAAGATACCCGGCACCTACAACAGCGACGGCAGCTACGACGGCATCATCGGGCGCGGCTTCCTAGAAAATTTCAGGGTCGTGTTCGACTACCCGCACGAACGCATCGCCTTCGTCCGCTGA
- the mprF gene encoding bifunctional lysylphosphatidylglycerol flippase/synthetase MprF — protein MAILSRLKRWAPLGIVIVFAAALFLLLRELESLQLADILAYLHQLPAWKLILAGVLVALNYLTLIGYDFLALRHLGKQVPRSRVFLASFAGYAIGNNVGHNLLAGGGVRYRIYGEGYLSLPEIVTLVMIGSLTFWCGLAGLAGVAFLVDPPLIDARFAPSPHVLRGIGAGLVALVAGYLAFGFFGKKMLTIRGYAIHIPERSMRWRQLALGMTDMALIAGILYALLPASGSLSYLQLISIYLAAQLMGILSAVPGGLGVFDTLMLIGLQSDYPKATVVGALLVYRALYYVIPLVAAALALLNHEIGRHGPRWASFGARWNLWVSPVLLRVLTVCVFLAGVALLFGGALPADSARMAQLHRLVPLSVIETSHFLASVLGTLLFFVAYGIMRRIDSAYYATLILLGAGVVLSLLRGLDYEEALLLGAVAVLLYPARSLFYRTTRLDREPISMRWFVAVAMAFLAVGWLGFFAYREVAYAHELWWQFELDASAPRFLRAGVGVAATLLLVGLTRLFNPSRLHTATATADELQAAMPILQSSANPEGNLVLLGDKSVLFDEDRTGFIMYAVQGRSFIAYGDPIGPAKTRKDLIWRFADRCDRVGGRLVLYQIGEESLGVCADLGMSFYKLGEEGRIDLASFSMEGGHRKGLRRTVRSLTEAGYGFRVVPAEEGARMVDELQRISSSWLASKHAREKGFSLGYFDAAYLRRFPIAVVERAGEVVAFANLLPSTEVLSVDLMRYSEAAPDGVMDFLFVQLILWAQTQHYSAFSLGMAPLSGLEVGPLAPVWNKVGTFVFRHGEHFYNFQGLRQYKDKFDPNWSTRYLALRRGIDLPIALMDVSTLISGGVRGMVGR, from the coding sequence ATGGCGATCCTCTCTCGACTCAAACGCTGGGCGCCACTCGGTATCGTCATCGTCTTTGCGGCCGCGCTCTTCCTGCTTCTTCGGGAACTCGAATCGCTCCAACTGGCCGATATCCTCGCCTATTTACACCAGCTGCCGGCGTGGAAGCTGATCCTGGCCGGCGTCCTGGTCGCGCTGAATTATCTGACGCTGATCGGCTACGACTTCCTTGCGCTGCGCCATCTCGGGAAGCAGGTGCCCCGGAGCCGCGTTTTTCTGGCGTCGTTTGCGGGGTATGCGATCGGAAACAACGTGGGGCATAACCTGCTCGCCGGCGGTGGCGTGCGGTATCGCATCTATGGCGAGGGGTACCTGAGTCTACCGGAGATCGTAACGCTCGTCATGATCGGCAGCCTGACGTTCTGGTGTGGTCTGGCCGGCCTCGCTGGGGTGGCCTTCCTCGTCGATCCACCGCTCATCGATGCGCGTTTTGCGCCATCGCCGCACGTGCTGCGGGGCATTGGAGCCGGCCTCGTGGCGCTCGTCGCGGGCTATCTCGCGTTCGGTTTTTTTGGAAAGAAGATGCTGACCATCCGAGGGTATGCGATACACATCCCGGAGCGGTCCATGCGATGGCGGCAGCTGGCGCTGGGGATGACCGATATGGCGCTGATCGCCGGCATCCTGTACGCGCTGCTCCCCGCATCCGGCAGCCTGTCCTATCTCCAGCTGATCAGCATCTACCTCGCGGCCCAGCTCATGGGCATCCTGAGTGCGGTGCCCGGCGGTCTCGGGGTGTTCGATACCCTGATGCTGATCGGGTTGCAGTCCGACTACCCCAAAGCCACGGTCGTGGGCGCCCTGCTCGTGTATCGGGCCCTGTATTACGTCATCCCGCTCGTGGCGGCGGCGCTGGCCTTGCTCAATCATGAGATCGGCCGGCACGGGCCGCGCTGGGCTTCCTTCGGAGCACGCTGGAATCTGTGGGTGTCGCCTGTGCTCCTGAGGGTGCTGACCGTTTGTGTGTTTCTGGCCGGCGTGGCGCTGCTTTTTGGCGGGGCGCTGCCTGCCGACTCCGCGCGCATGGCGCAATTGCATCGCCTCGTGCCGCTCTCCGTGATCGAGACCTCCCATTTCCTGGCGAGCGTGCTCGGGACGCTGCTGTTTTTTGTGGCGTACGGGATCATGAGGCGCATCGATTCGGCCTATTACGCCACGCTGATCCTGCTCGGCGCCGGCGTGGTGCTGAGCCTGCTGCGGGGGCTGGACTACGAAGAGGCGCTGCTGCTCGGTGCCGTGGCGGTGCTGCTTTATCCAGCCAGGAGCCTCTTTTATCGAACGACGCGCCTCGATCGGGAGCCGATCTCGATGCGCTGGTTCGTCGCGGTGGCGATGGCCTTCCTCGCGGTAGGCTGGCTGGGGTTTTTTGCCTATCGGGAAGTGGCCTATGCGCACGAATTGTGGTGGCAGTTCGAGCTGGACGCCAGTGCGCCCCGCTTTCTCCGTGCCGGCGTGGGTGTCGCCGCCACGCTGCTGTTGGTAGGCTTGACGCGCCTGTTCAATCCATCCCGGCTCCATACCGCGACAGCCACCGCCGATGAGCTCCAGGCCGCGATGCCCATCCTACAATCTTCAGCCAACCCGGAGGGCAACCTGGTTTTGCTGGGCGACAAATCCGTGTTGTTCGACGAGGACCGGACAGGTTTTATCATGTATGCCGTCCAGGGCCGCAGCTTCATCGCGTACGGCGACCCGATCGGGCCGGCGAAGACGCGCAAAGACCTGATCTGGCGTTTTGCCGATCGTTGCGATCGCGTGGGAGGCCGGTTGGTGCTGTATCAGATTGGTGAGGAGTCGCTGGGCGTCTGTGCGGATCTGGGCATGTCCTTCTACAAGCTGGGCGAGGAAGGACGGATCGATCTGGCCTCGTTCAGCATGGAGGGCGGGCACCGGAAAGGCCTGCGACGCACGGTGCGTTCGTTAACCGAGGCGGGCTACGGGTTTCGTGTCGTGCCGGCGGAAGAGGGCGCCCGGATGGTGGACGAGCTGCAGCGGATCTCGTCGAGCTGGCTGGCGAGCAAACATGCGCGCGAAAAAGGATTCTCGCTCGGTTATTTCGACGCGGCCTATCTGCGTCGCTTCCCCATCGCGGTCGTCGAGCGCGCCGGCGAGGTGGTGGCGTTTGCCAACCTGCTCCCGTCCACGGAAGTCCTGTCGGTGGATCTGATGCGTTACAGCGAGGCGGCCCCCGATGGGGTGATGGACTTCCTGTTCGTGCAACTCATCCTGTGGGCCCAGACGCAGCACTACAGCGCGTTCAGCCTGGGGATGGCGCCGTTGTCCGGGCTGGAGGTAGGTCCCCTCGCGCCGGTCTGGAATAAGGTCGGGACGTTCGTCTTCCGCCACGGCGAACATTTCTACAACTTCCAGGGATTGCGGCAATACAAGGATAAATTCGACCCCAACTGGTCCACTCGATACCTGGCCCTGCGTCGCGGCATCGATCTGCCCATCGCGCTCATGGACGTGTCCACGTTGATTTCCGGGGGGGTGCGGGGTATGGTCGGTCGGTAG
- a CDS encoding FkbM family methyltransferase produces MKRTLTNALKRVAWRFFRRIQRGPAAGLRFDATGFPLAYVQGTMEPAVQEALVANVQPGQVVYDIGANCGFFSVLAARLTGEAGRVYAFEPVPDHIDAIRRNAELNQFAQIVVKPMAVGATTGEEALAITDHPGGATLRSTGIVPPDMREYVNVSVVSIDDLLMAGKLPPPDFVKIDVEGAELAVIRGMSTTLRTIRPVLIYEVDANDPKAFEERWDALDRAVEEAGYRVERLPRAYTKTRWQVGHSIARPA; encoded by the coding sequence ATGAAACGGACACTCACTAACGCCCTGAAACGCGTAGCCTGGCGTTTTTTCAGACGCATCCAGCGGGGGCCGGCGGCCGGGCTCCGCTTCGACGCCACCGGCTTCCCCCTCGCGTACGTGCAGGGCACGATGGAGCCGGCGGTCCAGGAAGCGCTCGTCGCCAACGTGCAGCCCGGACAGGTCGTCTACGACATCGGGGCCAACTGCGGCTTTTTCAGCGTCCTCGCGGCGCGGCTGACCGGGGAGGCTGGCCGGGTTTATGCGTTCGAGCCCGTGCCGGACCATATCGACGCCATCCGGCGCAATGCCGAACTCAACCAGTTCGCGCAAATCGTCGTCAAGCCCATGGCGGTCGGCGCGACGACGGGCGAGGAGGCGCTGGCGATCACCGACCATCCCGGCGGAGCCACGCTGCGGTCCACCGGCATCGTGCCGCCCGACATGCGCGAGTATGTCAACGTCTCGGTCGTCTCCATCGACGACCTCCTGATGGCCGGCAAGCTGCCGCCGCCCGATTTCGTCAAGATCGACGTCGAAGGCGCCGAACTGGCGGTGATTCGCGGCATGAGCACCACGTTGCGCACCATCCGCCCGGTGCTGATCTACGAAGTGGACGCGAACGACCCGAAGGCCTTCGAGGAGCGGTGGGATGCGCTGGATCGGGCCGTCGAGGAAGCCGGCTACCGGGTCGAGCGGCTCCCACGCGCGTACACCAAAACCCGCTGGCAGGTCGGCCACTCCATCGCGCGCCCTGCCTGA
- a CDS encoding oligosaccharide flippase family protein, whose translation MFTSFGAYIASFSRRLKGKGNLALFARGAGGGFLIRGLAAGLTFVSAAVMTNVLGDVEYGVYAFVLVWVNVLVLLSRSGFNRSAVRYIASYRSVERWDLLKGFLRYSRLRVILSSTTIAVVGAAGVYLFRDALLERQQPTLIGTAYVATVALVLMAHLHLQEGILDGFKKVVLSQIPQQVIRPILIALGLLALSRAAGVTVTAPVGMATTVGATLLVLGISYTFVKRALPPQLAEVEPAYDKKEWVSTSRDMMVATGFNQILMQADILLLGMLVDTTQGGIYQIASKVAGLLTIANVAANSILHPMVADLFAKKDDRELQRVVVVGANLVFVLGLVSGAVLFFGAGLILPIFGEAYAAAGTLPLRILTVGVILNLLSGPGLLLLNMTGHQRDSMYIMGTAAAINVTLNLILIPRFGAAGAATATSLSIILWNTAAAVMAYRRLKIVPMAFGLSLAKWLRRRRG comes from the coding sequence ATGTTCACCTCCTTTGGGGCGTATATCGCCTCTTTTTCACGACGTCTGAAGGGAAAAGGTAACCTGGCTTTGTTCGCGCGGGGCGCCGGCGGCGGATTCCTGATCCGAGGCCTCGCCGCCGGACTCACGTTCGTCAGCGCCGCCGTGATGACGAACGTGCTCGGAGATGTCGAATACGGGGTGTATGCGTTCGTGCTGGTCTGGGTGAACGTGCTCGTGCTGCTTTCCCGGTCGGGATTCAACCGGTCGGCCGTGCGCTACATTGCGTCGTACCGGAGTGTTGAACGCTGGGACCTGTTGAAAGGCTTCCTGCGGTACAGCCGGCTCCGCGTGATTCTTTCGTCGACGACGATCGCGGTCGTGGGGGCCGCCGGGGTGTACCTGTTTCGGGATGCGCTGCTCGAGCGGCAGCAGCCGACGCTGATCGGCACCGCCTATGTGGCGACCGTGGCGCTCGTGCTCATGGCGCATCTGCATCTCCAGGAGGGCATCCTCGACGGGTTCAAGAAGGTGGTGCTGTCACAGATCCCGCAGCAGGTCATCCGGCCCATCCTGATCGCGCTGGGATTGCTGGCGCTTTCCCGCGCGGCCGGCGTCACCGTCACCGCGCCCGTGGGGATGGCCACGACGGTGGGCGCCACGCTGCTCGTGCTGGGGATCAGCTACACGTTCGTAAAACGCGCGCTCCCGCCCCAACTCGCGGAGGTCGAGCCGGCGTACGACAAGAAGGAGTGGGTATCGACCTCGCGCGACATGATGGTCGCCACCGGCTTCAACCAGATCCTGATGCAGGCGGACATCCTGCTGCTGGGGATGCTCGTTGATACAACCCAGGGGGGCATCTACCAGATCGCGAGCAAGGTGGCCGGCCTGCTCACCATCGCCAACGTCGCCGCCAACTCGATCCTGCATCCGATGGTGGCGGACCTGTTCGCCAAAAAGGACGACCGGGAGCTGCAGCGCGTCGTCGTCGTGGGCGCCAACCTCGTGTTCGTCCTCGGTCTCGTAAGCGGCGCGGTGCTCTTTTTCGGCGCCGGCCTCATCCTGCCCATCTTCGGCGAGGCTTACGCGGCCGCCGGCACGCTGCCGCTGCGCATCCTGACGGTCGGCGTGATCCTCAACCTGCTCAGCGGCCCCGGCCTCCTCCTGCTCAATATGACCGGTCACCAGCGCGACAGCATGTACATCATGGGGACGGCCGCCGCGATCAACGTCACACTCAACCTGATCCTCATCCCCCGCTTCGGGGCCGCCGGCGCGGCGACCGCCACATCGCTCTCGATCATCCTCTGGAATACGGCGGCGGCGGTGATGGCGTACCGTCGGCTCAAGATCGTGCCGATGGCGTTCGGCCTGTCGCTGGCGAAATGGCTGCGGCGTCGTCGAGGCTGA
- a CDS encoding DUF599 domain-containing protein: MFDHQQDLICVSASVVLLLGYFFFTLLRGRRRPGATMQNANQAVRAMWVKHILEDPPNRSLLAIQTLRNSTMAATFFATTAVLLMIGTLNLSGQADKFMPALEQIGILSPSHSGLWLFKVLLLTGDLFVAFFAFAMAVRLFNHVGYQVIVPQAVRDPLIDETAIIGYMQRAGGYYSFGMRAYFIAVPLTFWLFGPVLLLAATVVVVVVLSVMDRVPHE; encoded by the coding sequence ATGTTCGATCATCAACAGGATTTAATCTGCGTATCCGCCAGCGTAGTGCTATTGCTGGGGTATTTTTTCTTCACCCTGCTTCGTGGCCGGCGCCGGCCGGGGGCTACCATGCAGAACGCCAACCAGGCCGTCCGCGCCATGTGGGTGAAGCACATCCTGGAGGATCCTCCCAACCGGTCGCTCCTGGCGATTCAGACGCTCCGGAATTCGACCATGGCGGCGACGTTTTTTGCGACCACGGCGGTCCTGCTGATGATCGGCACGCTCAACCTGTCGGGTCAGGCGGACAAGTTCATGCCGGCGCTCGAGCAGATCGGCATCCTGTCTCCGTCGCATTCGGGCCTCTGGCTTTTTAAGGTGCTGCTGCTGACGGGCGATCTCTTCGTCGCCTTCTTCGCCTTTGCGATGGCTGTCCGGCTGTTTAATCATGTCGGCTATCAGGTGATCGTCCCCCAGGCCGTACGCGACCCGCTGATCGACGAAACGGCCATCATCGGCTACATGCAGCGGGCCGGCGGTTATTATTCGTTCGGGATGCGCGCCTACTTCATCGCCGTGCCCCTCACGTTCTGGCTCTTCGGCCCGGTTCTGCTCCTCGCGGCGACCGTGGTGGTGGTGGTGGTGCTTTCTGTCATGGATCGCGTCCCGCACGAATAG